In the genome of Rhodoferax fermentans, one region contains:
- a CDS encoding putative O-glycosylation ligase, exosortase A system-associated: protein MRDLMFFGFMLFLVQLSFRSTFNSYLLWGWTGLISINSYLYGFMNSIPYVQVFAVMTLFLLIIKKDVYSRKWSANTTAILFIVFGLQVLLSATFAYPDLSRNWELCTNLLKTLLFCLIMPMLLTTRTRIHAFVLMIILGSAFHGVLNGLKFIASAGGHLGYGPAKLGDNNHFAMVMAMTVPLVFYAYLQIPYRWVRVGALVAVVLTILTVISTRSRGGLIALVAMGLWMLKVSQRKFVGALALISLAFLVVTVAPDSWSERMGTISEADQDSSFMTRVAVWKKSTAIALENPLLGGGLDAVAAHSLYEKFRDAQGLMGFIVTPNPYSFVAHSIYFQVMGDLGFLGFFLFLLTLLNSFKTRNDIKKIASKHQEEFKWAVDLADLLTASMIAYAVGGALLSAAYFELPYMVIMLMECIKQQIQHEIRHAAKSA from the coding sequence AAATTCATATTTATATGGATTTATGAATTCAATACCTTATGTGCAAGTATTTGCAGTTATGACGTTATTCCTACTAATAATCAAAAAAGATGTTTACAGCAGAAAATGGTCAGCCAATACCACTGCTATTTTATTTATAGTATTTGGCTTACAAGTGCTTTTGAGTGCAACTTTCGCGTATCCAGATTTATCCAGAAACTGGGAGCTATGCACAAACCTACTGAAAACTCTTTTATTTTGCCTCATCATGCCGATGTTGCTGACGACTCGCACACGAATTCACGCTTTTGTACTGATGATTATTTTGGGGTCCGCCTTTCATGGAGTCCTAAATGGCCTCAAATTTATCGCTAGCGCTGGTGGGCATCTTGGTTATGGCCCAGCGAAACTTGGTGACAATAATCACTTTGCCATGGTAATGGCTATGACCGTGCCATTGGTGTTCTATGCATATTTGCAAATACCATACCGTTGGGTGCGGGTAGGTGCACTGGTAGCAGTGGTCCTTACTATTTTGACCGTTATATCGACTCGTTCACGTGGTGGGTTGATTGCTTTAGTTGCAATGGGCTTGTGGATGTTAAAGGTAAGCCAACGTAAGTTTGTTGGTGCATTGGCCCTGATAAGTTTGGCTTTTCTTGTCGTCACGGTTGCCCCAGATTCATGGTCTGAACGAATGGGTACTATTTCTGAGGCAGATCAAGATTCATCCTTCATGACCCGTGTTGCTGTGTGGAAAAAGAGTACTGCGATTGCGTTGGAGAATCCACTTTTAGGTGGTGGTCTTGATGCAGTCGCGGCACATTCGTTGTACGAAAAATTCAGGGATGCACAAGGGTTGATGGGTTTTATAGTTACACCAAACCCATATAGTTTTGTAGCTCACAGTATATATTTTCAAGTGATGGGCGATCTTGGTTTTTTGGGTTTCTTTTTATTTTTATTGACACTTCTTAATTCATTTAAGACAAGGAATGACATAAAAAAGATAGCATCTAAACATCAGGAAGAATTCAAATGGGCGGTCGACCTCGCAGACCTTCTTACCGCTTCGATGATTGCCTATGCAGTTGGTGGCGCCCTCTTGAGTGCCGCATATTTTGAACTTCCATACATGGTCATCATGTTGATGGAATGTATCAAGCAGCAGATTCAACATGAGATACGTCATGCTGCAAAAAGTGCTTGA
- a CDS encoding oligosaccharide flippase family protein, translated as MSKIRRSVFITFLSTNFNMLVQFGVTLVLARILTPSEIGIFSITIVFVTVISAFRDFGISAYLLQEKDLTTEKKKTALGLLILSAWSFAAIIYFSSGYIAVFYSLLGIQNILHVSTIIWLLLPFSSYFYCLQAREHEAGKQAVVNGVGTIVYAATAIGLAMYGLSYMSMVWASVANNTAGIFIYLALRDPTTPLIPSLKNWRRTAKFGTGALFGDLVISINTSIPDLVLGKLGGPHPVGLYSRASGLVGLFYQVVGPTITYNALPFVAKNYHANVDLIPIFTKATAYLTVLSWPFFLIVGFFSTEIIRVLYGNSWVEAAPIVIFICAQWTMSVGYALCYPAFMAIGRPYLAAVWTVTSIVTRLFFVFVLNANDVMLFAIALTIADICTISLPVLLMSKYFGYTAKAAAFAHWHSLKVMFFCIPVTGACALFFTNTTPDIVKLIIVGLSVVTAWIGAVIFTRHPILNEFPAAARKLLPLDVANRLIVLLKLN; from the coding sequence ATGTCTAAAATAAGGCGCTCTGTATTTATTACATTTCTTTCAACCAACTTTAATATGTTGGTCCAGTTCGGCGTAACACTTGTACTTGCACGTATTCTTACACCGTCAGAGATTGGTATATTCTCAATAACCATAGTTTTTGTCACTGTTATTTCGGCCTTTCGAGACTTCGGGATATCCGCATATTTATTGCAAGAGAAAGACCTGACTACAGAAAAGAAAAAAACTGCGCTCGGCTTGTTGATCCTAAGTGCTTGGTCGTTTGCTGCAATCATTTATTTCTCTAGCGGTTATATTGCAGTTTTTTATTCCTTACTAGGCATACAAAACATACTGCATGTCTCTACGATCATTTGGCTGCTATTACCTTTTTCCTCTTATTTTTATTGCCTGCAAGCACGCGAGCACGAGGCTGGTAAGCAAGCCGTAGTTAACGGTGTTGGCACGATTGTCTATGCAGCTACTGCTATTGGGCTTGCAATGTATGGCTTGAGTTATATGTCTATGGTTTGGGCTAGTGTTGCAAATAACACTGCAGGAATATTCATCTATCTGGCATTGCGTGACCCAACTACACCACTCATACCGTCATTAAAAAATTGGCGACGTACTGCCAAATTTGGAACCGGTGCACTTTTTGGCGATTTAGTCATAAGCATTAACACCAGCATCCCGGATTTGGTCTTGGGAAAATTGGGTGGGCCACACCCAGTAGGGTTGTACAGCCGCGCCAGCGGTTTGGTCGGGTTATTTTACCAAGTAGTTGGTCCAACAATTACTTATAACGCATTACCCTTTGTCGCAAAAAATTATCATGCAAACGTTGATCTGATACCAATATTTACCAAGGCTACAGCCTATCTTACGGTGCTGTCATGGCCATTCTTTCTAATTGTTGGATTTTTTAGTACAGAGATCATTAGGGTTTTATATGGTAACAGTTGGGTAGAGGCGGCACCCATCGTTATTTTTATATGTGCACAGTGGACTATGAGTGTAGGCTATGCATTGTGTTACCCAGCCTTTATGGCGATCGGCCGCCCATATCTGGCTGCGGTTTGGACCGTTACAAGCATCGTCACCCGCCTGTTTTTTGTGTTTGTATTAAATGCCAACGATGTAATGCTCTTTGCAATTGCATTGACTATTGCTGACATTTGTACCATTTCACTTCCAGTATTGCTGATGTCTAAATACTTTGGCTATACTGCGAAGGCTGCTGCTTTCGCGCATTGGCACAGTTTGAAAGTTATGTTTTTTTGTATTCCTGTTACGGGTGCTTGTGCCCTATTTTTCACAAACACAACTCCTGATATTGTTAAGCTAATTATTGTTGGGTTGTCTGTTGTTACTGCATGGATCGGGGCTGTGATATTTACTCGTCATCCTATTCTGAATGAATTTCCTGCGGCGGCACGAAAATTGTTACCTTTGGATGTTGCTAACCGATTGATCGTGTTATTGAAGTTAAATTAG
- a CDS encoding ATP-grasp domain-containing protein produces the protein MPCVLAAVMPRYKALVIGDDTRSFLATVRSLGRQSIEVHAAPYFMVAPALQSKYITEVHRLPYYLNGGADWLQAIQQLVSAQRFDIIIPCEERSLLPLYKHQHELPSTCVLAIPNHQALDAFFDKLNTRQLATQLDVPVAKGRPLSEHDTTESILAELRLPIVVKQRKSYSWPDLYVRTSVKFIESRTQLDSMLPSLIKGCSDFFFEEIFAGRGLGVSVLCQEGDVLQAFEHHRVHELSGSSYYRKSVPLDPHRLAAVKRMVKAVAYTGVAMFEFKLDEQTGTWILLEVNARPWGSLPLPVSLGVDFPYQLFTLLVLKTTPPAVAYRPNVYGRNFFPDLWQLRAIIAEPLADKPRKLITVAKWAASFFRPVIGREHHDVFTWDDPRPAWLELKQFVQERRNSPPPRTESVLQRLRFLQRKKQAAIQIAFICQGNICRSPYAQIKASEIFLHDKNRFIFCSAGMLPRNQRASPPHAVDAAASRLVDLRNHRSTHANEDLIKNSDLFIIFDKKNYDSFQARYPERVNDVFFISDAVEITPKLKIIDDPDGLSIEIFQKTYLEIDGFLYQILSEIEKS, from the coding sequence ATGCCCTGCGTGCTGGCCGCCGTGATGCCACGTTATAAAGCACTGGTTATTGGCGACGACACCCGTAGCTTTTTGGCTACAGTGCGTTCGCTGGGCAGGCAGAGTATTGAGGTGCATGCAGCGCCTTATTTCATGGTGGCGCCTGCTCTCCAGTCAAAGTACATCACCGAAGTGCATCGCCTACCGTACTACTTGAACGGTGGCGCTGATTGGTTGCAAGCCATTCAGCAACTGGTGTCAGCTCAGCGGTTTGACATCATCATCCCTTGTGAAGAGCGTAGCCTGCTGCCGCTTTACAAACATCAGCATGAGTTGCCAAGCACCTGCGTATTGGCCATTCCGAACCACCAGGCACTTGACGCATTTTTCGACAAACTGAACACTCGGCAGCTGGCTACCCAACTCGATGTACCGGTAGCCAAAGGCAGGCCGCTTTCAGAACACGACACAACAGAGTCGATATTGGCCGAACTACGGCTGCCAATCGTGGTGAAGCAACGCAAGTCCTATTCATGGCCCGACCTGTACGTCAGAACTAGCGTCAAGTTCATCGAGTCACGCACCCAACTTGATAGCATGCTACCCAGTCTTATCAAGGGCTGCAGCGACTTTTTCTTTGAAGAAATCTTTGCAGGGCGTGGCCTGGGCGTGTCGGTTTTATGCCAGGAGGGTGATGTGTTGCAGGCCTTTGAGCACCACCGCGTGCACGAGTTGAGTGGGAGCAGTTACTACCGTAAGAGTGTGCCGCTCGACCCCCACCGGCTGGCCGCCGTCAAGAGAATGGTCAAGGCGGTAGCCTATACCGGTGTTGCCATGTTCGAGTTCAAACTCGATGAACAAACAGGCACCTGGATTTTGCTGGAGGTTAACGCACGCCCCTGGGGGTCTTTGCCTTTGCCTGTATCACTTGGGGTGGACTTCCCGTACCAACTGTTCACCCTGCTAGTATTGAAAACGACACCGCCTGCCGTTGCTTACCGCCCCAACGTCTATGGGCGGAACTTTTTCCCTGATCTGTGGCAGTTGCGGGCGATCATTGCGGAGCCGCTGGCGGACAAGCCCAGAAAACTGATCACGGTTGCCAAATGGGCAGCGAGTTTTTTCAGACCAGTGATTGGGCGTGAGCATCATGACGTATTCACCTGGGATGACCCCCGCCCCGCATGGCTTGAGCTGAAGCAGTTTGTGCAAGAAAGGCGAAACTCGCCTCCACCGCGAACAGAATCAGTGCTGCAGCGCCTCCGGTTCTTGCAACGCAAGAAGCAGGCTGCCATTCAAATTGCATTTATATGCCAAGGCAATATTTGCCGTAGCCCCTATGCCCAGATAAAGGCTTCAGAGATCTTTTTGCACGATAAAAACAGATTCATATTCTGCTCCGCTGGCATGTTGCCCCGCAATCAAAGAGCCTCACCACCGCATGCAGTGGATGCAGCTGCTAGCAGACTGGTAGATCTGCGAAATCATCGTTCAACCCACGCTAACGAAGATTTAATCAAAAATTCAGATTTATTTATTATTTTTGACAAAAAAAACTATGATAGTTTCCAAGCGAGATACCCCGAAAGGGTAAACGATGTCTTCTTTATATCTGATGCCGTAGAGATCACCCCAAAATTGAAAATAATTGACGATCCTGATGGGTTGAGTATTGAAATCTTTCAAAAAACATATTTAGAGATAGATGGCTTTCTATATCAGATTTTGTCTGAAATTGAAAAAAGTTAA